A genome region from bacterium includes the following:
- a CDS encoding response regulator produces MENRIKLLIVDDEVQFLDSIAQRLELRGFDVTKASRGEDAVKAAREDKFDLAILDLKMPGIDGRELLRILKDEHKFLEVIMLTGHGSMESAVECTKLGAFGYLPKPYELENLLEVLKDAYEARLTKKFELDQERIKQLQELALGSSPLGILRAMRELDDGIK; encoded by the coding sequence ATGGAAAACAGAATCAAGCTCCTGATCGTGGACGATGAGGTCCAGTTCCTGGATTCCATAGCCCAGCGGCTGGAGCTTCGCGGTTTCGACGTCACCAAGGCCAGCCGGGGCGAGGACGCGGTAAAGGCTGCTCGCGAGGACAAGTTCGATCTGGCCATCCTGGACCTCAAGATGCCCGGTATCGACGGCAGGGAACTGCTCCGGATCCTCAAGGACGAGCACAAATTCCTCGAAGTGATCATGTTGACCGGTCACGGCAGCATGGAGTCTGCCGTCGAATGCACCAAGCTGGGTGCCTTCGGCTATCTGCCCAAGCCGTACGAGCTGGAAAATCTGCTCGAGGTGCTCAAGGATGCCTACGAAGCGCGCCTCACGAAGAAGTTCGAGCTGGATCAGGAACGCATTAAACAGTTGCAGGAACTTGCTCTCGGTTCGAGCCCTCTCGGCATTCTGCGCGCCATGCGGGAGTTGGACGACGGGATCAAGTGA